The nucleotide window AGCCCACAAGACAAAATTACATCCCTGCTCATCCGGCATCACCCCGAATGGGGCTTCTTTACCGGGTAACAATGTAAAATGTTCCGTCATAGTCTTAACTCCATCTGACCCCCGCCATACGGCAACGGGGGTCTCTTATGCTGTTACTCAACCACTTTTTTGATAAATACGCTAGCCAGCGGTGGCAAGTTCAACACAATAGAGTGATCTTTACCATGTGATGCGATCTCTTCGGTATGGAATACATCAGCACCAACAAAATAATCGCCACCCCAATATTCGCCGCTGTCGGTATTCAGTACGATCTGATAACGCCCCGCTTCCGGCACGCCCATACGGAAGCCATCACGTGGCACAGGGGTAAAGTTACAAGCAGCAATGATGAAACTATCCTGCGCTTTGTTACGACGGATCATCAGCAGTGCGCTGTTTTCCCAATCAGAGTGATCTAACCACTCAAACCCACTTTGTAGATAATCCGCATCATACATAGCTGATTCAGAGCGATAGAGTTTATTCAGATCACGGATCAGATTCTTCTGCCCACGATGTTTATCAAAAGCAAGCAGCCACCAGTCTAGTTGTCCATCGTGATCCCACTCTGATGCCTGTGCTATCTCAGTGCCCATGAAATTGAGCTTTTTACCAGGGTGCGCATACATATAACCCATATAAGTACGCAGGTTTGCAGCTTGTTGCCACTCATCACCCGGCATTTTATACAGCAGAGATTGTTTCCCATGCACCACTTCATCGTGTGACAGCGACAACACAAAGTTCTCGTTGTAGTGATAGACCATGGAGAACGTCAGATCATTATGATGATATTTACGATGAACCGGCTCTTTCGCCATATAACGCAGCGAATCGTTCATCCAGCCCATGTTCCACTTGAAGGTAAAGCCCAGACCACCGGTGTAAGTTGGACGAGAAACGCCCGAGAAAGCCGTCGATTCTTCCGCAATCGTCATTGCATGTGGGAAACGTTCATACACTTCACGATTGAACCATTGCAGTAATGAGATGGCCTCATAGTTATGGTTGCCACCATCCAGATTTGGCACCCACTGCCCTTCATCACGGGAATAATCCCAATACAGCATTGAGGCAACCGCATCGACCCGTAAACCATCAATGTGGAAATGATCCAGCCAGAACAGTGCACTGGCGATCAGGAACTGACGAACGGTGTCACGACCAAAATCATAGATATAGGAATTCCAATCAGGATGCCAGCCACGACGCGGATCTTCATACTCATATAATGGAGTGCCATCAAAGCGCGCTAAACCGTGCGCATCAGATGGGAAATGGGCAGGAACCCAATCCAGGATCACGCCAATCCCAGCTTCATGGCAACGATCGACAAAATATTTAAAATCATCGGCCGAACCATAACGGCTGGTTGGTGCAAACAAACCGAGCGGCTGATAACCCCAAGAGCCTGAGAACGGATGCTCCATAATTGGCATCAATTCAATATGGGTATAATTCATTTCCTGCAAATAAGGGATCAGCTCATCCGCCATTTCACGGTAACTCAACGAGTCACCATTTTCATGACGTTTCCAGGAACCAAAATGAATTTCATAAATGGAAAGCGGTTGTTCCAGCTTGTCATTCCGTTGCGACTTCTGCCATTCCGCATCATGCCATTGGTATTTTTTCTGGTCGTAAACCACCGATGCAAATGACGGATATTGATCAGCATAGAAACCAACTGGATCGGCCTTATGTGGCAGACAATGACCATGCATATCTTTTAATTCAAATTTGTAACGGGTACCCGCTTCCAAACCCGGTACAAACAACACCCAATGACCGCACAGACTGCGTTGCATCGGATGGCGGCGACCATCCCAGAAGTTAAAATCACCTAACAGACTCACTGACATCGCACTCGGTGCATAGACAGCAAACTTAACCCCTTTGACTGTTACGCCATTTACTTCAGTTTCGATGAGCTGAGCACCCAGCGTCCGATAGATGTTATCCGCGCTGAGTTTCATCTCCGCCAGACCACGATAGGCTTCATCATGGAACTGATAAGGATCGATCACTTCCGTTTGGGTGTCGCCGTAATTAACGCTCAGTGCATAGGCAAACGGGGAAGCTAACTTCGCAAATTCTGCTTCAAATAAACCATCGACATGAACACAAGTTAACTGACTTTCGATTGTTTTTTTCTCAATTCGACGAACCGCAACCTGAGTTGCATGTGGCAGCCAGACGCGTAAGCGCCACAATGATTGCTCGTTATCGTAGATCCATCCCAATTTTTCAAATGGTTGCCCGCAACGGGCTTCATTAAGCTCTCTTAACAGCATATGTAAACCTCTACTACATCACTAAGAATGGTCAGCTACAGACACAAATAACTCGCTGACATGAAAATCATTACTATTGTTTTCGTGCATTAGTCAGTCTGTTAGCCAACGCCACCAGTCCGGGATCATTTAAAAAGCTCTCTAAATCTTTACTCAATTTTCTCCGCCAGTTCGGATATTCAGTGCTAGTACCGGGTACATTGACCGGTTTATCCATCTCCAGCCAATCTTCCAACTGGGTACTGAATAATGCGCTATTACCACGGCACATATGCTCTTGTAACGCATGAGCCAACGCGGTATTCATACCTACCCAGCTGACATCATGTCCGATACTATCCGGCAACACGCCATGCCCCGCTAATGAATCGAGGATCGCCTGTTTAGCGCTGTGCCGTTCACGGTATAAATCCTGTAATTTCTCTTCATCTGGATAAAGGCCCAAATCACGCCCTAAGGCCAAATCATCACAATGCCAGAAGCCACGTAGCGTTGGCATATCATGCGTTGTCAAAGCGGCCATTGCTTGAGCAGGATAATGTGCCGGAGAGAAATAACCGCCATCAGCAGCTCGTTCAAAGAAAAAGACCTTGTAAGAATAAACGCCGTTGGCATGCAGTAATGTCCGCATTTCCGGTGGCACAGTACCTAAATCTTCGCCAATAACCATGCAACGCTCACGATGTGACTCCAGCGCCAGAATGGCCAGCATCTCCTCAACGGGATAATAGACATACGCCCCCATTGACGATGGCGCACCCGGTGGTACCCACCAAAGTCGGCGTAAGCCCATGACATGGTCAATGCGTAATGCCCCGCAACCACGCATATTGGCCCGTAATAACTCAATAAAAGGTCGGTAAGCCGCGCGTTTTAGTTGCACCGGATCTATCGGCGGTAATCCCCAGTTTTGACCCTGTGGCCCCAACGGATCGGGCGGTGCACCGATACTGGCTTTAGGACAATACAGATCTTTATTCGCCCAAATCTCGCAAGAGCCCTCAGATACACCCACCGCCAGATCACGGTATAACCCGATCTTCATGCCTAATGCTTTAGCCAGTTGCTCAGCTTCAGCCAACTGCTGATCGGCTATCCATTGCAAATATTGATAAAAACGGATGTCCAACTGATGAGATGCAATCCAAGTTTGTACAGCAGGAGAATCAAAACTCCGATACACCTCAGGCCATACCGGTGGGCCCCACGCTTCTAAGCCGCCGGCATATAACGTGTTTTGCAATGCATCAAACGTCGCCATCTGCAGCAATCCATCGCCACCGGCAGCAATATACTCAGCAAATGCCTTGCCCCGTTCAGTACGGGCAGAGAGGTCAGCCCCTTCAAATACCCGGCGTAACCAGCCGATTTTGAAAGAAAAAACGGCTTGGTAATCAATCCAATCAACTGCACGTAGCTGATTCAGTTGTTCTTGAATCTCCGGGGCTGCCAACTCTTTTTGCAGCGCTGGATTGGATACAAAATCAGGTATTGCTTCAACATCAATATAAATGACGTTTAACCAGCGACGGGAAGAAGGGCTATACGGGCTGCAACTTTCCGGATTAGCCGGATACAAAGCATGGATCGGATTCAGACCAACAAAATCTGCGCCCCACGCCGCAACACCACGCAATAACATGTTTAGATCGGTGAAATCGCCAACCCCCCAGTTACGCTGGCTACGTAAAGTATATAATTGAACACTTGGCCCCCAGCATTTTTGCTGGCGTTGTAAAAACTCAGGATGAAAACAATTGGCCGGAGCAACAATTAAAGAAGAAGTCGCTAATACTTGCGTATTATTTCCAGATAAAAGATTAAATTGATGATAACCATTAGGAATATTCTGCTGAATATTTATTACATATTCAGAAAATAATAATTCGTTTGTTTGGAAAGAGTTTATTTTTTGACTGTCATTCAGTGAAATAACACCACTTAGCTGAGCCCCCTCTTCCAGTTCAATACGCCAATTCAGTAGAGACTCCACAGTTGCAGGCAATCTGCAGGTAATGTGAAAGTCTGTTTGCTGTCTTAGCACATACACAGGATCCAACATTTGTTGCCAGTAAGTAAGATCCTCGTGACTAATTTGTTCTGATAAGACCTCAGGTTCCGTCGTTGCATATCCCATGGCATCAAGGATAGCCCGCTTATTCTCCATTGATGTCTGAGTCGTTTTCCCCCAGATATCCGTATACTCTTGCCCTATACCACGTCGTTGTGCCAGTAAATCAAGGAGTTCATCCATCTTATCCTCCCGTTGAATAATTCAGGCCGATGATGTCAGCGCCATATTAGTAATATCCCAATTCTCACACATTGAAGGTAATACTGAATGTGACCTGACCACCAGCAATTATTTTTGTCCTGCTCGATCGCTTATAATTTATTCGAAAAAAACAGACAATCGTGACTTGACTTAGCACAAACCCAATAAAGCATAGCGAACAAATTAACTATTTCATGATATATCGCAATTAATAGTCGCTTGGTAGTTGCTCATTCCCCCTTAATTCTTGTAAATTCATAGGCGAATTTTTTCCCTTGAACACATGTTGGGTACAACTATGACTATCAAAGTAGGTATTAACGGTTTTGGCCGTATCGGTCGCTTCGTATTCCGTGCTTCTTTCGAACGTTCAGACATCGAAGTTGTTGGTATCAACGATCTGATCGACGTTGATTACATGGCATACATGCTGAAATTCGACTCAACTCACGGTCGTTTCAAAGGCACCGTAGAAGTTAAAGATGGTAACCTGGTTGTTAACGGCAAAACTATCCGTGTAACTGCAGAACGTGATCCAGCAAACCTGAAATGGGATGCTATCGGTGCTGACGTAGTTGCTGAAGCAACTGGTCTGTTCCTGACTGACGAAACTGCTCGTAAACACATCACTGCTGGCGCTAAGAAAGTTGTTCTGACTGGCCCATCAAAAGATGCTACCCCAATGTTCGTAATGGGCGTTAACGACAAATCTTATGCTGGCCAAGACATCGTTTCTAACGCATCTTGCACCACTAACTGCCTGGCTCCACTGGCTAAAGTTATCAACGACAAATTCGGCATCGTTGAAGGTCTGATGACTACCGTTCACGCAACTACCGCTACTCAGAAAACTGTAGACGGCCCATCTGCTAAAGATTGGCGCGGTGGCCGTGGCGCGGCTCAGAACATCATCCCATCTTCTACCGGTGCTGCTAAAGCAGTTGGCGTAGTAATTCCAGAGCTGAAAGGCAAACTGACTGGTATGGCGTTCCGTGTTCCAACTCCAGACGTTTCTGTAGTTGACCTGACTGTACGTCTGGCTAAACCAGCTACCTACGCTCAAATCTGTGCAGAAATCAAAGCTGCATCAGAAGGCGAAATGAAAGGTGTTCTGGGTTATGTTGATGATGAAGTTGTTTCTACTGACTTCGTTGGCGAAAAACAGACTTCAGTATTCGACGCTAAAGCTGGTATCGCTCTGAACGACAACTTCGTTAAACTGGTTTCTTGGTACGACAACGAAATCGGTTACTCAAACAAAGTTCTGGACCTGATCGCTCACATCTCTAAATAATTTGAGCGCTCATTCCGAATGAGTTTACAAAAGGCAGCCTACGGGCTGCCTTTTTACTTGGGGAGCTTACACATGTTAAGAGAATTCAAATTTACTAAACAACAAGATCTCACCAGCAATACACAGTTAGCCACTAATGAATCAGGGCTAAGTTATCTACTCATTAAAAACCAATATGCGGAAGCTGCCATCTCCTTATTTGGTGCGCACGTATTGCACTATCAAGCAAAAGACAAACAACCATTACTATGGATGAGCCATACCAGCGCTCAAGATGGTTCTAAACCATTTCGGGGGGGGGTGCCTATCTGTTGGCCTTGGTTCGGCCCAGCACCAGCAGAATTAGGCTCAGGACTTCCTGCCCATGGTTTTGCTCGTGGTCTGACATGGCAATTGGAAGGTGTCAGCGAAACAGACGATGGCACATTTGTGCATCTATCTCTGAACGACACAGCAGAAACACTCGCTATGTGGCCTCACCCATTCCGCCTGGAATTTGAAGTTCGTGTGGCTGCTACATTAACCATGTCGTTAACCACAGAAAATACCAGTGATAAAGATTTCCGTGTTTTCGAGGCGTTGCATACTTACTTCAACACCAAAGGAACTGAGTTTGTCACAGTAAAAGGTTTGGGAGACAGCTTCTACGATAAACTGACAAAATCAGATGGCGTTCAAGAAGGTGATTTTCATCTGACGGCAACAGTGGATCGTGTTTATAGTAAACCGGCCAAAGTAGTAACATTCACAACTGGCTACGACACCATCAAATTAGATAATGGGGGTGAAAATTCTGCGGTAGTTTGGAACCCTTGGACTGCAGCAGAAAACATGGCTGACTTCGATAGCGATCGCTGGCAGACCATGGTTTGTGTCGAAACCTGCGTTACTGGGGAAGGGCAAACGATCCCAGCGGGTGAAGAACATACTCTCAGCACTGAGATCAGTTATCTGTAATAAGATACGTGATGTTCTAGAAATAAAAAAAGCAGAATACTTTGGTATCCTGCTTTTTTATTTCAATATGCCATTAAATATTGCTGCTTATTTTTTGCTGCAAATTAGTGGCAAAATCCAACATACGATTCAATGGGATCAGTGCTTTCTGGCGAATAGACTCATCGACTTTGATTTCATGCGCATCAGCTTGCTCCGACAAAGCCGCATAAATCGCTTCTAAGCCATTCATAGCCATCCACGGACAATGCGCACAGCTTCGGCAAGTTGCACCATCACCACCGGTTGGCGCTTCAATCATGACCTTATTAGGGCACGCTTGCTGCATTTTATAGAAAATGCCCCGGTCTGTTGCCACAATTAATTTTTGCTGAGGTAACTGCTGCGCCGCCTTAATCAATTGGGTAGTGGAACCGACTGCATCAGCCATTTCAATGACTGCCGCAGGTGATTCTGGGTGCACCAGGACAGCAGCATCAGGATGTTCCGCTTTCAAACGTGCCAAGGCTTTGGCTTTAAATTCATCATGGACGATACACGCCCCCTGCCAACGCAGCATTTCTGCACCCGTTTTTTTCTCTATATAAGCCCCGAGGTGACGATCCGGCGCCCAAAGAATTTTTTTACCTTCGGCATCCAGATGTTCAACAATTTCCAATGCAATACTGGAAGTAACAACCCAATCGGCGCGGGCTTTAACTGCCGCAGATGTATTAGCATAAACCACTACAGTATGCTCTGGGTGTGCATCACAAAATGCAGAAAACTCTTCAATAGGACAAGAAAGATCCAGTGAACATTCGGCCTGCAGTGTTGGCATCAGCACTTGCTTTTCTGGGCTTAGGATCTTTGCTGACTCGCCCATAAAACGCACACCCGCAACGATGAGCGTTTGTGCTGCATGCTGCTTACCAAACTTTGCCATTTCCAGCGAGTCGCCAATAAATCCGCCCGTTGCTTCAGCCAATGCCTGAATATCATGGTCGGTATAATAATGCGCAATCAACACAGCATTTCTGGTTTTCAGCAATTCAGCGATACGAGCAGTCAACTCCTGCTTACGCTCCGCAGATAACGGCGCTGGAATTTGCGGAAAAGGATAGTCAATTTCAACCACATTGACTGGGCTGTTCATGTCTTACTCCAGTAATACGATAAGGCTTCGCTGATTATAACCGAGATGGCAGACTTGCTAAATGCAATTCAGTATGTGAAATGCTGAGATAAAAACAGAGCGATTAAAATGGGAAATAGAAAGATTAAAACAGGTAGGTTGGAACAAAGATGGTGGGTCGTGCTGGATTCGAACCAGCGACCAATTGATTAAAAGTCAACTGCTCTACCGACTGAGCTAACGACCCATCTTTGTCACTTTTTAAAACTGGTGGTCGCTACTGGGATCGAACCAGTGACCCCCTCCTTGTAAGGGAGGTGCTCTCCCAGCTGAGCTAAGCGACCTGGGATTTATTGGTGGGTTGTGAAGGGATCGAACCTTCGACCTACGGATTAAGAGTCCGCTGCTCTACCGACTGAGCTAACAACCCACACTTGCAACACAAAGTTTGGTGGTCG belongs to uncultured Tolumonas sp. and includes:
- the glgB gene encoding 1,4-alpha-glucan branching protein GlgB — protein: MLLRELNEARCGQPFEKLGWIYDNEQSLWRLRVWLPHATQVAVRRIEKKTIESQLTCVHVDGLFEAEFAKLASPFAYALSVNYGDTQTEVIDPYQFHDEAYRGLAEMKLSADNIYRTLGAQLIETEVNGVTVKGVKFAVYAPSAMSVSLLGDFNFWDGRRHPMQRSLCGHWVLFVPGLEAGTRYKFELKDMHGHCLPHKADPVGFYADQYPSFASVVYDQKKYQWHDAEWQKSQRNDKLEQPLSIYEIHFGSWKRHENGDSLSYREMADELIPYLQEMNYTHIELMPIMEHPFSGSWGYQPLGLFAPTSRYGSADDFKYFVDRCHEAGIGVILDWVPAHFPSDAHGLARFDGTPLYEYEDPRRGWHPDWNSYIYDFGRDTVRQFLIASALFWLDHFHIDGLRVDAVASMLYWDYSRDEGQWVPNLDGGNHNYEAISLLQWFNREVYERFPHAMTIAEESTAFSGVSRPTYTGGLGFTFKWNMGWMNDSLRYMAKEPVHRKYHHNDLTFSMVYHYNENFVLSLSHDEVVHGKQSLLYKMPGDEWQQAANLRTYMGYMYAHPGKKLNFMGTEIAQASEWDHDGQLDWWLLAFDKHRGQKNLIRDLNKLYRSESAMYDADYLQSGFEWLDHSDWENSALLMIRRNKAQDSFIIAACNFTPVPRDGFRMGVPEAGRYQIVLNTDSGEYWGGDYFVGADVFHTEEIASHGKDHSIVLNLPPLASVFIKKVVE
- the nadA gene encoding quinolinate synthase NadA, with amino-acid sequence MNSPVNVVEIDYPFPQIPAPLSAERKQELTARIAELLKTRNAVLIAHYYTDHDIQALAEATGGFIGDSLEMAKFGKQHAAQTLIVAGVRFMGESAKILSPEKQVLMPTLQAECSLDLSCPIEEFSAFCDAHPEHTVVVYANTSAAVKARADWVVTSSIALEIVEHLDAEGKKILWAPDRHLGAYIEKKTGAEMLRWQGACIVHDEFKAKALARLKAEHPDAAVLVHPESPAAVIEMADAVGSTTQLIKAAQQLPQQKLIVATDRGIFYKMQQACPNKVMIEAPTGGDGATCRSCAHCPWMAMNGLEAIYAALSEQADAHEIKVDESIRQKALIPLNRMLDFATNLQQKISSNI
- a CDS encoding D-hexose-6-phosphate mutarotase, with translation MLREFKFTKQQDLTSNTQLATNESGLSYLLIKNQYAEAAISLFGAHVLHYQAKDKQPLLWMSHTSAQDGSKPFRGGVPICWPWFGPAPAELGSGLPAHGFARGLTWQLEGVSETDDGTFVHLSLNDTAETLAMWPHPFRLEFEVRVAATLTMSLTTENTSDKDFRVFEALHTYFNTKGTEFVTVKGLGDSFYDKLTKSDGVQEGDFHLTATVDRVYSKPAKVVTFTTGYDTIKLDNGGENSAVVWNPWTAAENMADFDSDRWQTMVCVETCVTGEGQTIPAGEEHTLSTEISYL
- the gapA gene encoding glyceraldehyde-3-phosphate dehydrogenase, with translation MTIKVGINGFGRIGRFVFRASFERSDIEVVGINDLIDVDYMAYMLKFDSTHGRFKGTVEVKDGNLVVNGKTIRVTAERDPANLKWDAIGADVVAEATGLFLTDETARKHITAGAKKVVLTGPSKDATPMFVMGVNDKSYAGQDIVSNASCTTNCLAPLAKVINDKFGIVEGLMTTVHATTATQKTVDGPSAKDWRGGRGAAQNIIPSSTGAAKAVGVVIPELKGKLTGMAFRVPTPDVSVVDLTVRLAKPATYAQICAEIKAASEGEMKGVLGYVDDEVVSTDFVGEKQTSVFDAKAGIALNDNFVKLVSWYDNEIGYSNKVLDLIAHISK
- the malQ gene encoding 4-alpha-glucanotransferase, which encodes MDELLDLLAQRRGIGQEYTDIWGKTTQTSMENKRAILDAMGYATTEPEVLSEQISHEDLTYWQQMLDPVYVLRQQTDFHITCRLPATVESLLNWRIELEEGAQLSGVISLNDSQKINSFQTNELLFSEYVINIQQNIPNGYHQFNLLSGNNTQVLATSSLIVAPANCFHPEFLQRQQKCWGPSVQLYTLRSQRNWGVGDFTDLNMLLRGVAAWGADFVGLNPIHALYPANPESCSPYSPSSRRWLNVIYIDVEAIPDFVSNPALQKELAAPEIQEQLNQLRAVDWIDYQAVFSFKIGWLRRVFEGADLSARTERGKAFAEYIAAGGDGLLQMATFDALQNTLYAGGLEAWGPPVWPEVYRSFDSPAVQTWIASHQLDIRFYQYLQWIADQQLAEAEQLAKALGMKIGLYRDLAVGVSEGSCEIWANKDLYCPKASIGAPPDPLGPQGQNWGLPPIDPVQLKRAAYRPFIELLRANMRGCGALRIDHVMGLRRLWWVPPGAPSSMGAYVYYPVEEMLAILALESHRERCMVIGEDLGTVPPEMRTLLHANGVYSYKVFFFERAADGGYFSPAHYPAQAMAALTTHDMPTLRGFWHCDDLALGRDLGLYPDEEKLQDLYRERHSAKQAILDSLAGHGVLPDSIGHDVSWVGMNTALAHALQEHMCRGNSALFSTQLEDWLEMDKPVNVPGTSTEYPNWRRKLSKDLESFLNDPGLVALANRLTNARKQ